The sequence ATGACGTAAACCTTCCATTCTAAATTAATAAAATCGGGTAATTTTCAGCGTTAGCGCATGCGCAATACTTGTTGGAATGTTCTAGGCGGTGTATGTGGTCGATCACtgatcaaatattttattaatttcagcCTAATATTGCAAACCTATGCATATTATTTTGGCACGAGTATTCCAACATACTTTGGCTTGCAGTTATTTATTCGAACTCTTCAGTGTTTGCTTTAATAATGACGTTCTGTCTAAAAGCTCGTGAGCTGAGCTGTCCTGAAGTTGACATGGATTTTCTCGGAAAACATAAGCAAACGAAAACAAAAATTGCAAGCTTGCAACCTTATGATATAAAGCAAACAAAGCCAGGCAagtaataaatgaatgaatgaacgagtgaatgaatgaatgaatgaatgaatgaatgcaatgATATCCACAATGATACGATctcatattacatgtagattGCATTAACATCTGACCGAGTTTGTACTTTCTGTTTAGTATGGTCAGTTGTTGACATGCATTGCAGTACGTATGTCACTATACATCGTCTGACCGCATGAGGGCGTTAACATATATCATATCTACATGTAGAACGTATAGTGAACGTTGAGAATATATTCCCTCCCATTGTCtatgaaacaaaatatgcatgtttGAAGTTAGGGAGGAACTTATCTCGTCTAacataccatatatacatgtagttccacGCCATATCAGCCAGAGACGACTGACTGACGAGGCTGAAAGATATGATGTACCTAAAGCTTATGACTGTCTTGAATTTTATAAAGACAAATTCTTTGAGTTCAAATTTGAAAGCATACTAGTTCATATTTGCAAAACATTGCTTTGACGGTGAAGTGGATCTTGCGAGAAAGTATATGAACGAAAGTTACAAAACCTGTACAACAGATgcttgatattacatgtatatcatgaatatatatatatatatatatatatatatatatatatatatatatatatatatatatatatatatatatatatatatacaccatattatcaagcaagatacaatgtgtatcttacttgataatATGTTATTTACATCACTCTACATACTCCAGCAGAGATATTTCACatacactgaatatatatatatatatatatatatatatatatatatatatatatatatatatatatatatatatatatacattttgtatatatatatatatatatatatatatatatatatatatattctcttGAGCACTATTCATGAAACGCAAATGAGCACAGAAGTGGCAGTTTTTTCCCTGATTTTTTGAAGGATATACATCTTTCCAGTATCAGcgaataattatatttttgatgGCTATCATTGGCATTTCGGGAAGTTCAATTTACGTTCTTGGAAAACATCAAGTGATTGGAACTCACTGATGCCTGGCACTTGGTATAATGCATATCAACATGGTATGTGCAATGGGACGACCTAAAAAGGAAAACTGATGACGTCAAACTTGATTGGGATCAGAGTTCATTAGAGTGAACTCCAGGGGGGCAATGTTACGTTTCAGCGCACAGTTCACATATGTGTTAATTGTCATGGCAGTGTATTCCCACATTTCAATAGATCGACGCAGATGTAAAATTCGTGAATATTCGTGATTTAACTAACGGCTTTGCAGAACATTTGCGTACAGAATCTGTTTTGGTCAACATCGGGGTCAACAATTCTAGCCTCTGACACCCATTCTTTACAGCTGACCTCTAGATGGCGGTATATCAAACTAATCGTTCAAGTTTTGACGGTAGCTCAGTAGTTTGATGTCCCGTGCTTTGTTGATCTTGATGTTATGATGGcagttgtatatacatataccacaCGCAAGGTTGTATCGTCATTTTGATATACCCGAATTTGCGCCGGGTGTTCCTTTATCTAAGAAGAAGTTGTTGCATATAAAGGAATAATGAACACGCGGCGCAAATCCGGGATATCAAAATGACAATACAACCTTGTAtgtggtatatgtatatatatacagtccAGAGATTAACATTTTGCCGTGTTGACGCAAGACTTAGTTTCTTACTGATTATTGGTCACTGTGTTAATCAACTTTGATGGACGAGACAGGCTGATCTTTATTTGATTCGATACAGTGACATCTTTCGAAAAAAGATAAAAAGTGAAACTTTGATTAAAGAATTCTTTTAGTTACAATAAACAGGTGATGTTTATTTCGTCGGAATAAATTACTTTGACTGATGATACCGATATACTGTCAGACGCATGCGCAATGTAATTTGACTGTTCCTCGATTGTAgcattattatatataatactagTTATTGTGACTGGTTTTGAAGAAAAATAGTCTACGttgtatttgacatttttgtgtTTGAAGGTAATTTAATTAAGAGGCGTTTCCTTCACTTTCTCACAAACATATCGAACGATTCGGCTCCATGTCCGTATGCTGACGTCAGTTATAAACCACGAACTTCCGCTGGGAACAACTATTTACTCCCACTGCTTCCACTTCTTGTAACTAGTACGGGATCCACAACATCTgtcgataattttttttttgactcaggcaaagtttgttttcaaaattatgattttcagAATACAATATTGCACATATCAACATAAATGACCCAATTTGTCGTGTGATGACATTAAAATTGGTagtaaaattactaaaataaCATCTCATGTGTAATGTATGCTGCCGTATGTAGAGTAGATTAGCTTATTGGTTATTACGCCTTTAGTGGGATTAAGTTTCACTTGTATACGAATAAACGACGCGTTAGAGAAACATGATCTACCAAGCCTTATGCAAACGCCTTGCTTTTAAAGCACTCCATCATACAGAGAACGGAATCATTAACACTCAGCACAATCGACATACAGAACAAACTCTGGTGTCAAGTCTGTAATTAGTTATGGCGTTCGTCAAAACCTTGTGCACTCTTCTCATCATGTTGAGTCCTATAATCGCTACAGAGAAAAGTAAGtacacattttgttgtttttacttgAAAAAGCCAGTGTTCGTTCTCGTTTCGCACAGTTTTCGAATCAATGTAGTGATTTCAATGTTAAGTTTGCTAAGATACAAGAGTAAACACATCATAGCATAAGTTCATTCCGTTACCAATAGATAAACTCTCTGCTACATTGGCAATGTTGTTTTCTTTACATTTATTCTGACGACGTACCAGGTTATTCTTGAAAAGTCGATTTTTACTCACAGAATAGGAAAACTTCAGGAATGTGACTCCCAAATCGTAACTTACTCTAAACGATGCTAGGAGTGAGCGAAAATCTGGGATTCACTTACGACTAAAATTTTATCACGAGAACTATGAACTCACCGTCGATAAATAGTCCTATTAAAGTGTATGGTGAAATTTGATAACGTTTCATGCAAATAAAGAACGCCGTACATAAACTAGTTTATACTTGTGGCATGTATCCAGCAGAGACAGAATTCGTCCAAGGGCGATCTTCTCTTCTCATCACACTGACTCCTTCGCGGACACAGTTTTGGCTTTGGACTGGAGAAAATGAATGGATAATGCGAGACTATCCGATAATTGTTAGAAACAGATAAAATGGATAGAATCGTTATCAAAATAGTTCATTTAAACTCAATGGTTAACCTATCCCCATATAAAAAACACATCTAATAGTATTAAAATGTTGACCGCCTTCTTGGTTTTCCCGCAACAACATAGCGTATAGCGTAGGTCACAATGGCCTTCACCATTTCTCCCAGCcgccattttgtttacaaacacgGTGGCAAATACATTAACAGGTTGGCTGCTTTACGTTTactttttgttgtaaaatttaaGCTAATGGTTTTCAGGAAAATGGCTTCGAAAGTTTTCTTGAATATATAAGTCTTCGTGCTAGCCAGGTTACTACAAGTTGATCACAATGCAATTGGTACAACAGTTCCCGCTTTATTTGTAAGCAACACAATGTAATGTAGGCACGAACTCACATTATTAAAATTGCAAGCTGTGAGATGAATTATGCCAATGTGATACAAAAAGAAATATGGGATAACCCTCCAGAATATCTAAAGATAAATATGACGTACTCAAGCATGAATATCTGATAAATTCGACATGTCACTATTATAGTCTCAACCCTTTTCTCTGTAGTATGCCCTGGATTCGGCAAACTAGAAATGTTAGGGCACGAACAAGTCGATGAAAGTAATATCAACCTATTCAAAAACTGCACAGTTATCGATGGAAATATTCGCATTGTTACGAAAACGTTTAAAGGGTAAGTGACAGTATTACCACGCAACACGTGATAAACATGTGATATACGATTGCCATGACCAACATCAAGTTTGTTGAACTCACAGCCCACTTCAGTGTGTACCTTCACTgaattgtgtatattttgacTTAGCTCAGAACATGGTCTAGCACTTCCCTTTTAACTTTTGTATGTTGTGCTCACATCGATTACATTTGACTAAATGTATGGCTGTATCTTCTTTATCAATACGATAACGTGTTATGGTCTTCTAATAAGGACGATatactgaacttcattttcacatttttattaccaaattttgaaaactttcacgccttctatgataacaggttctgtatttactgatgatatgttgataaattgattacaatttacaaatgtattttaatgtgatatactgttTAGTATTATAATGTTTTAACATGATTGCATccatcatagtggtgtgaccgctacaattttcatcaagGTTTACACCATATATATAACCGTGTCGCTGTCGCACTTTTGAACGTtcgttgggggtgggggttggggtgggggatTATCCTAAACGAACGAAGGGTTCATTGAGCTTGAGTGACATCGTGCAATTATCCCGTAGATCAACGAGcttctaccaactgtatctctaaGCCTGTCTCacgctgtgctaaaactacctactaacaGCAAGTTTATCTATTGATCCCTGGCAATGTAATAGTTCACTCCatgatgtttaattagtgtacatttcggCAGTGGAGGCCCTTTAAAGAGTCTTCAGGATAGGGACACTGTtggatatctaatctggtataataaacaaagttgtaaagtcgttgtgttctagttgctaatttaacatcaaatgtttgagttgtttgtttaccatctgagtgaagtgagtgagtgtatgtgtgtcatattattTGTGGCGTGACAAGCCAGCCGTGGTCTAAGTTAtcaacaatttatttacaatcaaacatcagggagtgaaagattacaagGTGATcaatagtcttgctgctagacgttcgggctttctttcgatactataagcgaacgaagttcgcagtgagggcgatagcaatgttcggtcgtgtgtcgtattctatcggaagaacatccgaggtctagcagatagactaggtGATCAATAGTGAAACTTGCTGAAAGTAattagttttagcacagcttgagagcGGTTAAGGGATACAGTTGGTTGAAGATCTTTGTAGTTAGATGATGAGAAAGAACTGTATACCGTATAGAGAATTTTCATGTGGGTAACTATACTATTTCTTCGCTCaaaaaacaatttcaatttcCCTTTCCCACAAATTCTTCTTCCTAGGAGTCCGTATCAAGGAATACAACCAATCATGCCCTTCCAGCTTGAAAATTTCAGAACTGTTAGAGAAATAACGGGATACTTGTATGTGTCATCATCTGGAAACTCACAGGAAGATCTTTCTGCTTTCCAGAACCTGGAGACGATCGGAGGAAACACTCTGTATAGGTAAGCACTTGTTCACATGCACTGTGACGGTATATAGTTTTTATTACCTCCGGTAAGGGGATGTTATGATATATTTCTGGCTGGCACCGGTTCTAAttcttgctacacatcttccacaTGGTAATgaaaagaactgattagattttgatgaacattaattagttatttgcataaaacaTTCCAGCATTGATAATCAATAGTTTAGGTTCTTTTCTACACAAATTTTCTTCATTTCATTGACAAGTAACAACTCGTTATACTATTTGTATTATAACTACGGTAGCTATATGGCATTGATATACGGCGATACACAGGATATTTGATTTATTGGTCTACAAGCGGAATATGAATCGAACAATGTCAATaaatacagtgtttaaaaaagataataacatcattattatgCCGTTGTTAATAGTTCAAATTACTGAGTATACAGTACCCTAGTTCTAGTAATTATGAGTTGTCAATATGGGTAGCACTGTGATTGATCTACTCAATAATCCAATACACGTAGGTCGTTCATCATTTTCAGAATTTGAAGTTTTACAAGGTATTAGTGGAAAGGGGCGCTCACTCCCAGAACAAAAACTCTAACAACAGAGGCAACGAAAATATATTTTCCTTGTCTTTGCTAAAACAGATGATAACATGTGAAGGAAACAGAGGTAGATACGATTAAAGTAATCCAGTCTATTCCTACACCTTTGGCTGAGGTATTGAATGATTGCTTCGGAAATCTAATAACCTGGAGTACGCAATTATCCCAGTCAATTCAACGGAGTTTAGGTGACCAGAAGTCCGCCGGGGTCAATGAAAGAAAACGGACGCCGTGACTCGTATATCCTTCCCATTTAGGTTGTGACGGATTTATGAGGACCTAATCACAATACCGGTAGTTAGGCTTATGAAGACCTCAATATGACCGGATGTCAGGAATTATTATGACTGtaaatatgattttaatatCCGTTTTAATTACGAAGGTAGACAGGGCGGGAATTAAAACTGATTCATAATTCAATTACATATATTAATTATGATAAATGTGGAGACAGTGATACACGACAGCCAGAGACAAATGctaaataaaaacaacacatGTCGTTTGTTTCAACTCTAGTGGTTCTTCCTTGGTCGTTGTGAAGACGAATTTGCAATCACTCGGATTGAATTCTTTACGGAGTATTCAAAATGGAAACGTCTTCGTTCGTCGTAATTATGAGTTATGCTATGTGAAGAAGGAACTGTTTGAAGATACAGGAATATTCCAGAATGAATTTGGCTTTCCACAGAGAGCTGTGTTGTTACAAAACAGACCATTTTCTTTATGCCGTAAGTGTTGGAATTTAAGTATGAAatattatcaccaccaccaccaccaccaccaccaccaccaccaccaccaccaatcccatcaccacaaccaccccaccacgaccaccaccaccaccaccaccaccaccaccaccaccaccaccacgaccaacaacaacaacaacaacaacaacaacaacaacaacaacaacaaccaccaccaccatcaccaccaccaccacacctaACCTCATCAGGCTCTGCCTCTCTGTTTTTCACAAAGTGGTGACTGTTATGGTTGCATATGTCACTAAATTCAGCTCAAACTAACACGATACTATTATCTCATTAACAGTCTACACGAaaactttacaaatatttatctaatttgtaaacaatactgctaatgttttaaacaaaacaGACTGGAATGTCTAGAATGCTATGTCATTGAACTGTGAACACGTCAAATTCTCCTCCCTATGGGAAAGGAAGGTATCAGTGTATATTGTGTTAGTATAACGTTATTTGAAAATGGTAAAATATAGAAGTATTTTGTAGTTTTGAAAACGCCTCTGTTCGTCAGTCTGTTCGTCCATCTGTGCCTCTGTATCTCCCACATTCTTAATGTCTGTATCTTTTAATACCACACCATCCCTTCTCTCCCATCCTTCCCCTCTCCACCCCCTGTCCTTAATCTCCCTTCCTCCCATCCACCTCTCTGGAAAAGGGAGACGAGTATTgagcatattttattttacttcagTTTGTCATATAGACATTCATAGCCGATGAGGGCGTAGCATTAACTTGAATTTTGTTCGTTCTTGAAGGATCAGAACGTCGTATCTGTCATAGCGACTGTAGACCTGCCCTGGGATGTATGGGACCAACTAATGACCAGTGTGGTTCGTGTAAGCATTATCATCTTGATGACAGGTGTGTTGACAACTGCAATACATCGGGGTGAGTATCTTTTTTATGTAATAAAGTAGGATAAACCTTAAAATACAATAGGTTGACGAGTGTTTTTACttatgatatactatactatacatacatacatacatacatacatacatacatacatacacatacatacatacacacatacatacatacataatgtacatacatacatacatacatacatacatacatacatacatacatacatacataaataaataaatacacatatacatacatacatacatacatacatacatacatacatacatacatacatacatacatacataaaaaaccCACGCAAAAATCAAATGTCAAGAAAACGAGAGAGTCAGATAATCTTTTCAAACTTGTCCAATAAAGATTAATATTGTTGGATTTTGGAAAGAATGACAGTCAATATGGAACTTGTATTCcggactgagcatgctcagaggCGAAGGACTATgagattatctgtagttatcgtaatacctaatctggagctaccgatagaATGTTTTTTGTGGTTAAAACTacgtaacaatattgtttacaatattgatcgattgatatttattatcatatttcccatgatatATGGCTGGTTTTCAAGTTTCCTATTGCGATTTCCAATAGACTAATGGgtataataaagtaatatttggtTTGCAGTTGtatattgatgtatatatactagtatttaagAAGAACGTTTTATTTACTTGTAGGCGTTACTTGATATCAGCAGACACGAAGGAATGCGGCCTTTTAAACGAGgtgagaggagagagagagagagagagagagagagagagagagagagagagagagagagagagagagagagagagagagagagatgagagAGAGGAacgagagacagagagggagtcagtcagacagacgtAGCCAGACACAGAAAGACAGGGACACAGGCAGacggagacagagacagagagagacaggaCGATAGACAAGGCATAGAGGGAGACAAATGGCCCGGTGACGAGAGACAGACAAGGCTAAGACATGTATAGAGAGAGGGCGAGGCAGAGATATACAGAGTTAGAGTCAGAGAAACAGAGCGAGGGAGATTACGAGAGAAATAGAAATAGAGACAGAAAGGCAAAGAAAggaacagagagagagagagagagagagagagagagagagagagagagagagagagagagagagagagagagagagagagagagagagagagagagagagagagagagagagagagagagagagagagagagagagagagagagagagagagatatgacGGGCAAAGGCAAAGCCAGGCGACAGAGACTGTAGGTAGAGAGACAATTAATGAAATAATCATATGACCAAAGAGACAGTTCAGTGACAGAGACAGAAGTCAGAAACAGAGGAGTATACGTACACGTATGGAGAGTTTGATGACAAGtatgtttactttattttacaagACACACTTACACTTACTTACACAGGAGGGAGTTGAAAGTCCTGTAGAACCACAGGATGAACTTGATCTTGATAATATAGATCGAAATTGGCATTGCTCTGATGAAAATGACCAAGAGGcctgcttcagtaagtagaataaaaAACTCCATGGTCTATAAGGGTAAGCCGTATTTTGATGTGGTCATTTGTCACGACAGACTTGTTGTTATGCGTCCATCGACTGTGACAGACTGAATGAGACGGGCGAAAGGTGAACACGGCGTAATTTACCGTAATGACACGTTTATAGGCCAAATAAagagtgtgtttccgataacacgaccgaccctagtttaagccgctgACCCAAACTGACACAGAAAGgcaaaattatgacaatttagtTCTATTTCCCTGATTTCTAGCCAAAGTGTTTTTGGtcacttttctttttaaatcacattccagaaaaaaattatgtcatttcagcctataacagcacagtctgtatattgtgtttgtctacttctgaatcacgtAATTGTCTTTACTTCTTTCAGTAGTACACCTCATCAATATTACGGAAGTATTTTGACCAATGAGTATTTTGTCTTTTGGTCGAAGTAATTAAAAAtactataaaataaaataaaataaaataaaataaaatcccgacctacctaccctattttcatGTCATCGGAAACAATCATtgttaaaaattttttttttgccaaactTGAATGTTCACGATATACATTTAATTTACATCTTTGAAATTTCTCAAGcttaattttcttttttccaaagtttaatattgtttgtatttcattaatttaaCTTGAGACTTTATATTATTTGCAGATGAGTGTAGAGACACCCTGAACACTCACTCAGATGAAAATATTCAGTTGAGATGGGAAAATGAAGAATTGCGGCTACAAGTTGAAGATCTCCAGGCACGTCTTAGTATTTTTGAAGATGGTGATCGCGAAGGTGAAAACACTGGCAACGAAGACTGAAGAACTCCCACAATAAAACTATACTCAAAACTCATAGGCATATTTTTATCTCTTTcacaatgacgtcattagtCAATATGATAAGTTAACCAATCATATGGTTCGATCCATGTATAATATTCATAAACTAGCTATGACTATAGGTATACGTATGttgaaatgacgtcatcactgaCGATTACAGTTTCTATGCCTTAGTTTGTTactaatttatataattttctaCTCATGGAAATTCCAATTATGTTCATGatgtttatttgatattttggtcACTCTGTTGTAAGAGAAAttgtacttcatttttttttcacttggaATTAAACAAGAATTCCCTCACCGGATGGTTTCAGTCTCAGTCAACACTAATGAGCCAATGAAAACCAAGAACTTCAACACTCACAGACGTGCTCGCCCACACATAAGGTATTCCGTGACGgagcgccctcatacatcggtcAATCCCCATGCTTGCTTAAGTCTACG comes from Glandiceps talaboti chromosome 11, keGlaTala1.1, whole genome shotgun sequence and encodes:
- the LOC144442413 gene encoding epidermal growth factor receptor-like isoform X1, producing the protein MAFVKTLCTLLIMLSPIIATEKICPGFGKLEMLGHEQVDESNINLFKNCTVIDGNIRIVTKTFKGSPYQGIQPIMPFQLENFRTVREITGYLYVSSSGNSQEDLSAFQNLETIGGNTLYSGSSLVVVKTNLQSLGLNSLRSIQNGNVFVRRNYELCYVKKELFEDTGIFQNEFGFPQRAVLLQNRPFSLCRSERRICHSDCRPALGCMGPTNDQCGSCKHYHLDDRCVDNCNTSGRYLISADTKECGLLNEEGVESPVEPQDELDLDNIDRNWHCSDENDQEACFNECRDTLNTHSDENIQLRWENEELRLQVEDLQARLSIFEDGDREGENTGNED
- the LOC144442413 gene encoding epidermal growth factor receptor-like isoform X2; translated protein: MAFVKTLCTLLIMLSPIIATEKICPGFGKLEMLGHEQVDESNINLFKNCTVIDGNIRIVTKTFKGSPYQGIQPIMPFQLENFRTVREITGYLYVSSSGNSQEDLSAFQNLETIGGNTLYSGSSLVVVKTNLQSLGLNSLRSIQNGNVFVRRNYELCYVKKELFEDTGIFQNEFGFPQRAVLLQNRPFSLCRSERRICHSDCRPALGCMGPTNDQCGSCKHYHLDDRCVDNCNTSGRYLISADTKECGLLNEEGVESPVEPQDELDLDNIDRNWHCSDENDQEACFSK